A portion of the Acidobacteriaceae bacterium genome contains these proteins:
- a CDS encoding efflux RND transporter permease subunit: MWIVRLALRRPYTFVVLSLLIALLGIGSAIETPKDIFPYINIPVITVVWTYSGLTPAEMQGRVVTVAERALTTTVNDMEHTESQSYQGVSVIKIFFQPNVKVELAFSQVTAVMQTILRVLPPGAFPPFVIKYDASSVPILQLALSGKGLTEADLYDDGLQFVRPRLANVKGASVPLPFGGKVKQVMVDTDPNLLFAHHLSATDVSTAISQQNLILPAGTARLGNREYIVKTNSSPDELSALNDLPIRASNGAMVYVKDVAQVHMGYAEQTNIVRQDGKRSALLTVLKNGQTSTLDIVSNTRKMIPQLTAGLGNLKITPLFDQSVFVRTSIDEVVREGCIAAALTGLMILLFLGSWRSTVIVCVSIPLSIAVSLIVLSALGETINVMTLGGMALAVGILVDDATVEIENTHRNMQEKKPLTRAILDSAQQVAAPAFVSTLSICIVFIPVVLLTGAAKFLFTPLAMAVAFAMMASYFLSRTLVPTMMHFLLAKEIDLYQSEGASEREEKNNFVWRWHMKFDRQFERMQHSYKGALEWCLDNATLTLLLFAGLVVISLPMLFFIGRDFFPFVDSGQMSLHVNPPQGLRIEDSEQYFAKVEKEIRQVVPAERIELILDNIGLPNSGINLAFSNSSTISNADGDIQISLKPGKKDTQEYMRKLRTDLHQKFPDAEFFFTPANITNQILDFGLPAPIDVQVVGHGKNNYQLALELKNKIAAIPGAVDVHIHQRVEYPTMHIDVDRSRARQLGLTQQDVAQSTLISLTGTGQTAPNEWLNPANEVNYQIVTQTPIYRINSLDALARTPVTTASGVSTQMLGNIASFRRDESPIVENHYNIQPVFDVYADVDKRDLGGVSDEINKIVAQMSKTLPKTTTIVVRGEVQTMNESFVRLGIGIIFAIGLVYMLMAVNFQSWLDPVIILMAIPCAFCGILWMLFITQTTFSVPSLMGSIMTIGVATANSILMVVFANDERLAGKDQREAALNAGHTRLRPVLMTALAMIIGMLPMALAFGEGGEQNAPLGRAVIGGLLFATLGTLFLVPTIYSLLKKNPPKDFSYVVEEEYHQGDAEHMPPKRRIDPSTGLPEENGNNNGPQEQPA, translated from the coding sequence ATGTGGATTGTACGGCTGGCCCTGCGCCGCCCCTATACCTTTGTTGTCTTGTCGCTGCTCATTGCGCTGCTTGGCATTGGCTCGGCGATTGAAACGCCGAAGGACATCTTTCCGTACATCAACATCCCCGTCATCACGGTGGTGTGGACGTATAGCGGCCTGACGCCTGCAGAGATGCAAGGGCGCGTCGTTACCGTAGCGGAACGCGCCCTGACCACCACGGTCAATGACATGGAGCACACCGAGAGCCAGAGCTATCAGGGCGTCTCCGTCATCAAGATCTTCTTCCAGCCCAACGTGAAGGTTGAGCTGGCATTCTCGCAGGTCACAGCCGTCATGCAGACCATCCTGCGCGTGCTGCCTCCGGGAGCATTCCCACCCTTCGTCATCAAGTACGATGCATCGTCGGTTCCGATCCTTCAACTTGCCCTCAGCGGCAAGGGCCTCACCGAGGCCGATCTCTACGACGACGGCCTGCAGTTCGTTCGCCCGCGCCTCGCGAACGTCAAGGGTGCCAGCGTTCCGCTGCCCTTCGGTGGCAAGGTCAAGCAGGTGATGGTCGATACCGACCCAAATCTGCTCTTTGCCCATCATCTTTCGGCCACCGATGTTTCTACCGCCATCTCGCAGCAAAACCTGATTCTGCCCGCCGGTACGGCCCGACTCGGCAACCGCGAGTACATCGTCAAGACCAACTCCAGCCCCGACGAGCTCTCTGCGCTGAACGATCTACCGATTCGCGCCTCAAACGGGGCGATGGTCTACGTGAAGGACGTTGCCCAGGTTCACATGGGATATGCCGAGCAGACCAATATCGTGCGGCAGGATGGCAAGCGGAGCGCTCTTTTGACCGTGCTCAAGAACGGTCAGACGTCCACCCTTGATATCGTTTCAAACACGCGAAAAATGATCCCGCAGCTCACTGCCGGGCTCGGCAACCTGAAGATCACTCCGCTCTTCGATCAGTCGGTTTTTGTGCGGACTTCGATTGACGAAGTTGTGCGCGAAGGCTGTATTGCCGCGGCTTTGACGGGTTTGATGATCCTGCTCTTCCTCGGTTCATGGCGCTCGACGGTCATCGTTTGCGTCTCGATCCCCCTGTCGATTGCAGTGTCCTTAATCGTACTTTCTGCGCTCGGTGAAACGATTAACGTGATGACGCTCGGAGGCATGGCGCTGGCCGTCGGCATCCTTGTGGACGACGCGACCGTCGAAATCGAGAACACGCACCGCAACATGCAGGAGAAGAAACCGCTCACCCGGGCCATCCTCGACTCCGCCCAGCAGGTTGCCGCGCCAGCGTTCGTTTCGACGCTCTCTATCTGCATCGTCTTCATCCCGGTCGTGCTGCTGACCGGCGCGGCGAAGTTCCTCTTTACTCCGCTCGCGATGGCCGTGGCCTTCGCCATGATGGCCAGCTACTTCCTCTCGCGCACGCTCGTGCCGACGATGATGCACTTCCTGCTCGCAAAGGAAATCGACCTCTACCAGAGCGAAGGAGCAAGCGAGCGCGAAGAGAAGAACAACTTCGTCTGGCGCTGGCACATGAAGTTCGACCGCCAGTTCGAGCGCATGCAGCATAGCTACAAGGGCGCGCTCGAGTGGTGCCTGGACAATGCCACGCTGACGCTGCTGCTCTTCGCCGGTCTCGTCGTTATTTCACTGCCGATGCTCTTTTTCATCGGTCGCGACTTCTTCCCGTTCGTTGACTCGGGGCAGATGAGCCTGCATGTAAATCCGCCGCAGGGCCTGCGTATCGAGGACTCCGAGCAGTACTTTGCCAAGGTCGAGAAGGAGATTCGCCAGGTGGTTCCGGCGGAGCGCATTGAGTTGATCCTCGACAACATCGGCCTGCCGAACTCAGGCATCAACCTGGCGTTCTCGAACTCGTCGACGATTTCGAATGCGGACGGCGACATCCAGATCTCGTTGAAGCCCGGCAAGAAAGACACGCAGGAGTACATGCGCAAACTGCGCACGGACCTGCACCAGAAGTTCCCGGACGCTGAGTTCTTCTTCACCCCGGCAAACATCACCAACCAGATTCTCGACTTCGGCCTGCCTGCTCCGATCGACGTGCAAGTGGTCGGCCATGGCAAGAACAACTACCAGCTTGCGCTGGAGCTGAAGAATAAGATCGCCGCCATCCCGGGTGCGGTGGATGTGCACATCCACCAGCGCGTGGAGTATCCGACGATGCACATCGACGTCGACCGCTCGCGCGCCCGACAGCTTGGGTTGACGCAGCAGGACGTCGCGCAGTCAACGCTGATTTCGCTGACCGGCACGGGACAGACCGCGCCGAACGAGTGGCTGAACCCGGCCAACGAGGTGAACTACCAGATCGTGACGCAGACGCCGATCTATCGCATCAACTCACTCGATGCGCTGGCGCGGACCCCGGTAACGACAGCCTCCGGCGTCTCCACACAGATGCTCGGCAACATTGCGAGCTTCCGTCGCGATGAGTCGCCGATCGTGGAGAACCACTACAACATTCAGCCTGTCTTCGATGTGTATGCTGACGTCGACAAGCGTGACCTTGGCGGTGTCTCGGACGAGATCAACAAGATCGTCGCGCAGATGTCGAAGACGTTGCCGAAGACGACGACGATCGTTGTTCGCGGCGAAGTGCAGACGATGAACGAATCGTTTGTTCGCCTTGGCATTGGCATCATCTTCGCTATCGGACTGGTGTACATGCTGATGGCGGTGAACTTCCAGTCATGGCTCGATCCGGTCATCATCCTGATGGCGATTCCATGCGCGTTCTGCGGCATTCTGTGGATGCTCTTCATCACGCAGACAACGTTCAGCGTGCCGAGCCTGATGGGCTCGATTATGACGATCGGTGTGGCGACGGCGAACTCCATCCTGATGGTGGTGTTTGCCAACGATGAACGCCTCGCAGGCAAGGACCAGCGCGAAGCGGCACTGAACGCCGGGCATACGCGTCTGCGTCCGGTGCTGATGACTGCGCTGGCGATGATCATCGGCATGTTGCCGATGGCGCTGGCGTTTGGCGAAGGCGGCGAGCAGAACGCTCCGCTGGGCCGAGCGGTGATCGGCGGCCTCCTCTTCGCGACACTGGGCACACTCTTCCTTGTACCGACGATCTACTCGCTGCTGAAGAAGAACCCTCCGAAGGACTTCAGCTATGTGGTGGAGGAGGAGTATCACCAGGGCGATGCAGAGCACATGCCACCGAAGCGCAGGATCGACCCTTCCACAGGTTTGCCAGAAGAGAACGGTAACAACAACGGACCACAGGAGCAGCCCGCCTGA
- a CDS encoding efflux RND transporter periplasmic adaptor subunit: MSDGHNMNDDEKKLPWPAESDPQNVGNEFADPSIADRRKVGEAYADPNSLDDRRVGHNFEDANSSAKKHHKPLSERVPKPANRRPLYIGLMVFAVIFLLVLLVGGLPKLFERREINKQAEQEKDAKPTVNVVRVARSTAQAGLALPGTSIPLNEAYVYARASGYLQSYKVDIGDHVHKGQLLAVVDAPDLDAQVAQAREQLRQSQSQVMTQKAQLALDTVTVQRYRVLVTKGVFSRQQGDQQEAAYAQSEANVAAAQRNVDAFKANLDRVLSLQSYEYVRAPFDGVVTQRNVDVGALISSGGQSSGGITPAPMGQTSSAGGTAQAASSNSGGSSGSTSTAATSAQSPGQGGPLFGIAQMQKLRVLVSVPEGYAPFIHVGAKAQCQFQEYPGRVFEGDVTRTAASVDQNTRTMLTEVQVDNKDRKLLSGMYVVTTFPAAPDMKPPIVIAGDAIAIRKDRSTVALVKDGKIHLVPVTIGRDLGNVVEITSGLQEGDTIVTTIDDDVTEGREVNVQMEKSAAQKPTAAPSQSAPPGGSTRYSDQAITDRNVMGEQQQQNQQSQGKGKGEPQKSSQSASKP; the protein is encoded by the coding sequence ATGAGCGACGGACACAACATGAACGACGATGAAAAGAAGCTTCCCTGGCCTGCGGAGAGTGATCCGCAGAACGTAGGCAATGAGTTTGCCGACCCTTCGATTGCCGACCGCCGCAAGGTGGGCGAGGCGTACGCTGACCCGAACTCGCTGGATGACCGGCGCGTGGGACACAACTTCGAAGACGCCAACTCGAGCGCGAAGAAGCACCACAAGCCGTTGAGCGAACGCGTTCCCAAACCCGCCAACCGCAGGCCGCTGTACATCGGCCTGATGGTCTTCGCGGTGATCTTTCTTCTGGTGCTGCTGGTGGGTGGTCTGCCAAAGCTCTTCGAGCGGCGAGAGATCAACAAGCAGGCAGAGCAGGAGAAGGACGCAAAGCCTACGGTGAACGTTGTGCGCGTGGCGCGCTCAACGGCGCAGGCGGGGCTGGCGCTGCCGGGCACGAGTATTCCGTTGAACGAAGCGTATGTCTACGCGCGAGCGAGCGGCTACCTGCAGTCGTACAAGGTGGACATCGGCGACCACGTTCACAAGGGCCAGTTGCTGGCCGTGGTGGACGCGCCCGATCTGGACGCACAGGTCGCACAGGCCCGTGAGCAACTGCGCCAGTCGCAGTCGCAGGTGATGACGCAGAAGGCCCAACTCGCGCTGGATACGGTGACCGTGCAACGCTATCGCGTGCTGGTGACCAAGGGTGTCTTCTCGCGCCAGCAGGGCGATCAACAGGAGGCCGCGTACGCACAGTCTGAAGCCAACGTTGCGGCCGCACAGCGCAACGTGGATGCGTTCAAAGCCAACCTCGATCGCGTGCTCTCGCTGCAGAGCTATGAGTATGTACGTGCGCCGTTCGATGGTGTGGTGACGCAGCGCAACGTGGACGTCGGAGCGTTGATCAGCAGCGGCGGACAGAGCTCTGGCGGCATTACGCCGGCGCCGATGGGGCAGACCTCCAGCGCAGGTGGAACAGCGCAGGCAGCAAGCTCGAACAGCGGCGGATCTTCCGGAAGCACGAGCACGGCGGCAACCTCGGCGCAGTCGCCGGGACAGGGAGGACCGCTCTTTGGCATTGCACAGATGCAGAAGCTGCGCGTGCTGGTAAGTGTGCCGGAAGGCTATGCTCCGTTCATCCATGTGGGCGCGAAGGCGCAGTGCCAGTTTCAGGAGTATCCGGGCAGGGTCTTTGAGGGAGATGTGACACGCACCGCGGCATCGGTCGACCAGAACACGCGGACGATGCTGACCGAAGTGCAAGTGGACAACAAGGACCGCAAGCTGCTGAGCGGCATGTACGTAGTTACAACGTTCCCGGCAGCGCCGGATATGAAGCCGCCGATCGTGATTGCCGGCGATGCTATCGCGATCCGCAAGGACCGTTCAACGGTTGCGTTGGTGAAGGACGGCAAGATTCATCTGGTGCCTGTAACGATTGGCCGCGACCTCGGCAATGTGGTGGAGATTACGAGTGGCCTGCAGGAAGGTGACACGATCGTGACCACGATCGACGACGACGTGACCGAGGGCCGCGAAGTAAATGTGCAGATGGAGAAGTCTGCGGCGCAGAAGCCGACCGCAGCCCCTTCCCAGAGCGCGCCTCCGGGTGGCAGCACTCGCTACAGCGATCAGGCGATTACGGACCGCAACGTGATGGGCGAACAGCAGCAACAGAACCAGCAGTCGCAGGGTAAAGGCAAGGGCGAGCCACAGAAGAGCTCGCAGAGTGCGAGCAAGCCATGA
- a CDS encoding superoxide dismutase — MAFELPALPYDYTALEPTIDEATMKLHHDKHHQTYVTNLNGAVEKHPDLGKKTPEELVSDLAAIPEDVRTVVRNNGGGHVNHTMFWEIMQPNGGGEPTGAIAEQITADFGTFEDFKKKFNETTAKQFGAGWGFLVFKGGKLEIVTKPNQDSPLSDGLYPILGNDVWEHAYYLKYQNKRPDYLAAWWNVINWAEVNKRFEKAKK, encoded by the coding sequence ATGGCGTTTGAATTGCCTGCACTGCCTTACGACTACACCGCTCTCGAGCCGACCATCGACGAAGCAACCATGAAGCTTCATCACGACAAGCATCACCAGACCTACGTGACGAACCTGAACGGCGCGGTAGAAAAGCACCCCGACCTCGGCAAGAAGACCCCCGAAGAGCTCGTCAGCGACCTTGCTGCGATCCCCGAAGACGTCCGCACCGTCGTTCGCAACAACGGCGGCGGCCACGTCAACCACACCATGTTCTGGGAGATCATGCAGCCGAACGGCGGCGGTGAGCCCACCGGCGCTATCGCCGAACAGATCACGGCTGACTTCGGCACCTTCGAAGACTTCAAGAAGAAGTTCAACGAGACCACCGCCAAGCAGTTCGGTGCCGGCTGGGGCTTCCTGGTATTCAAGGGCGGCAAGCTCGAGATCGTGACCAAGCCCAACCAGGACTCACCCCTCTCCGACGGCCTCTACCCCATCCTCGGCAACGACGTCTGGGAGCACGCCTACTACCTCAAGTACCAGAACAAGCGCCCCGACTACCTCGCCGCATGGTGGAACGTCATCAACTGGGCAGAAGTGAACAAGCGCTTCGAAAAGGCCAAGAAGTAA